One stretch of Juglans microcarpa x Juglans regia isolate MS1-56 chromosome 3D, Jm3101_v1.0, whole genome shotgun sequence DNA includes these proteins:
- the LOC121255198 gene encoding protein FAR1-RELATED SEQUENCE 5-like translates to MGAMRASNVIGVHVVKYEALEQSDENEAVSLEVWSEEANAVSRRHEEFSAIVKATILSIKEVLSESFVKTHHSMGKGKDHVRPFNPKSSTQDIPNTTPLDYSSYEQPNANPYHPWSLIKPFPSSTNYPNLLNPCSSIEVEKTLIQDSDSRDDEFDQQNLNGQDEDWGTILDVDNEQDGVDGQHEITPKAHIKVEKEDDNEIENGNVFNENFTLEEPTRGLMFHTKEDLQAYYKQYGKQLGFGVSIQRVKKDVDGTFKYLTLGCARGGKARNRTHDVSKPRPTSKIECKAKINAMLVNGLWRITTVENAHNHGLSPQKSRNLRCHREIDTITKRKLDVADRAGVRMNKSFNTLVVNAGRFENLQFLEKDCRNYIDKARQLRLGKGGAEALRAYFMRMQVMNDGFFTLMDLDDDLRLRNVFWADGRSRAAYDYFGDVVTFDTTYLTNRYGMPFAPFVGVNHHGQSILLGAGLISSEDTNTFVWLFQTWLSCMNGKAPKTIITDQDRAMKNAISIVFPQTHHRYCLWHIMRKLPEKLASNAQYNSGLKSTFQRCVYDCQTGEEFEKHWGLFLDTYNLHDHAWLQSLYSERMHWVPVYLKDAFCAGMSTTKRSESMNAFFDGFVHLSTILKKFVDQFDNALRKKVENENAADFHSFNCTIPCISPLPFERIFQHVYTISKFKEVQKEIMGMICCNAHLYKNEGAISTYHVDGKINTDDFVKLVAFSVYFNKDELEVKCSCGLFEMRGIMCRHALSVLDTKNVQTVPEKYILERWRKDIK, encoded by the exons ATGGGTGCAATGAGAGCTAGCAACGTGATCGGCGTGCATGTAGTTAAATATGAAGCATTGGAACAGAGCGACGAGAATGAAGCCGTTTCCTTGGAAG tCTGGAGTGAGGAAGCTAATGCTGTGAGTAGACGCCATGAAGAATTTTCTGCCATCGTGAAAGCAACGATTCTGTCTATTAAAGAAG TTTTGTCTGAGAGTTTTGTGAAAACTCACCATTCgatgggaaaaggaaaagatcacGTTAGGCCTTTCAATCCCAAGTCTTCAACTCAA GATATACCAAACACAACTCCTCTAGATTACTCAAGCTACGAGCAG CCAAATGCCAACCCTTATCACCCATGG TCGCTAATcaaaccatttccatcatcaaCTAATTATCCAAATCTACTCAATCCTTGTTCGTCTATAGAGGTTGAAAAGACTCTCATTCAAGATTCAGATTCAAGGGATGATGAATTTGATCAACAG AACTTGAATGGACAAGATGAGGATTGGGGAACCATTTTAGACGTGGATAACGAACAAGATGGAGTAGATGGACAACATGAAATTACACCTAAAGCTCACATTAAGGTTGAGAAGGAGGAtgataatgaaattgaaaatggaAATGTCTTCAACGAGAATTTTACTCTTGAAGAACCCACTCGCGGATTGATGTTTCATACTAAAGAGGATCTCCAAGCTTATTATAAGCAATATGGGAAGCAGCTGGGGTTTGGGGTTAGCATTCAAAGAGTCAAAAAGGATGTGGATGGTACTTTCAAATACTTAACTCTAGGATGTGCTCGTGGCGGTAAGGCACGTAACCGCACACATGATGTTTCTAAGCCACGTCCAACCAGCAAGATAGAATGCAAGGCCAAGATCAATGCAATGCTAGTAAACGGCTTGTGGCGTATAACTACAGTAGAGAATGCACACAATCATGGGTTGAGTCCCCAAAAGTCCAGAAACCTTAGATGCCATAGGGAAATTGACACAATCACCAAGAGGAAATTAGACGTAGCCGATAGAGCTGGGGTACGCATGAACAAAAGCTTCAACACTTTAGTTGTTAATGCAGGTCGGTTCGAGAATCTTCAATTTCTAGAGAAGGATTGTCGTAATTATATTGACAAGGCCAGACAACTTCGCCTTGGCAAAGGAGGTGCTGAGGCCCTTCGTGCATATTTTATGAGAATGCAAGTAATGAATGATGGATTTTTTACcttgatggatttagatgatGATTTGAGGTTAAGAAATGTGTTTTGGGCTGATGGACGGAGTAGGGCAGCATatgattattttggggatgttgtGACGTTTGATACAACATACCTTACTAATAGGTATGGTATGCCATTCGCACCATTCGTGGGTGTGAATCATCATGGCCAATCGATACTATTGGGGGCAGGATTGATATCATCTGAAGACACAAATACATTTGTTTGGTTATTCCAAACATGGTTGTCTTGCATGAATGGAAAAGCTCCAAAAACTATAATAACGGATCAAGACAGggcaatgaaaaatgcaatttcaATTGTTTTTCCCCAAACACATCATAGATACTGCTTGTGGCACATTATGAGGAAATTGCCAGAGAAGTTGGCTTCCAATGCTCAATACAATAGTGGGCTAAAAAGTACATTTCAGCGTTGTGTGTATGACTGTCAAACTGGAGAGGAGTTCGAGAAGCATTGGGGCTTATTTCTTGACACCTACAACTTGCATGATCATGCATGGCTGCAAAGTCTATACAGTGAGAGGATGCATTGGGTACCAGTGTATTTAAAAGATGCATTTTGTGCAGGGATGAGCACCACAAAACGTagtgaaagcatgaatgcattttttgatgGTTTTGTTCATTTGAGCACTATACTTAAAAAGTTTGTCGATCAATTTGACAATGCCTTGAGGAAAAAGGTTGAGAATGAGAATGCAGCAGACTTCCACTCTTTTAATTGCACAATTCCATGCATATCTCCTTTACCATTTGAGAGGATATTTCAACATGTGTACACAATTTCCAAGTTTAAGGAAGTGCAAAAGGAAATAATGGGAATGATTTGTTGCAATGCTCATCTTTATAAAAACGAAGGTGCAATTTCAACGTATCATGTGGATGGCAAAATTAATACTGATGACTTTGTCAAATTAGTTGCATTTTCAGTTTACTTTAATAAAGATGAGTTGGAGGTGAAGTGTAGTTGTGGACTGTTTGAAATGAGAGGTATCATGTGTCGACATGCTCTTTCTgttttagatacaaaaaatgTTCAAACTGTGCCTGAAAAGTATATTTTGGAACGATGGAGGAAAGATATAAAATGA